In Bacillus sp. NP247, one DNA window encodes the following:
- the hepT gene encoding heptaprenyl diphosphate synthase component II has product MKLQLMYSFLRSDINVIEKELKKTVASEQPLVEEAALQLIEAGGKRIRPVFVLLAGKFGDYKLDAIKHVAVALELIHMASLVHDDVIDAAFVRRGSATVNAKWGDRIAMYTGDYLFAKSLECITNIEIPDAHQALSHTILEVCKGEIEQIKDKYNYDQNLRTYLRRIKRKTALLIAASCQLGAIAAGANRDTVNRLFWYGYFVGMSYQIIDDILDFVSTEEKLGKPAGGDLLQGNITLPVLYAMEDPVLRQKITSVHENTTASEMKEIIDDIKASEAIDKAFSFSERYLHKALEIIKPLPRGQAKYALQNVAKYIGKRKF; this is encoded by the coding sequence ATGAAGTTACAACTTATGTACTCTTTTTTACGATCGGATATTAATGTTATAGAAAAAGAATTGAAGAAGACAGTTGCTTCTGAGCAGCCGTTAGTAGAAGAAGCGGCATTACAGCTTATTGAAGCAGGTGGGAAGCGGATTCGCCCTGTTTTTGTTTTGCTTGCAGGGAAATTTGGGGATTATAAGTTAGATGCAATTAAGCATGTTGCGGTTGCATTAGAACTTATTCATATGGCTTCGCTTGTTCACGATGATGTCATTGATGCTGCGTTTGTACGACGCGGTAGCGCAACAGTGAATGCGAAATGGGGAGATCGTATTGCAATGTATACAGGAGACTACTTGTTTGCGAAGTCTCTTGAATGTATAACAAATATAGAAATTCCAGATGCACATCAAGCGTTGTCTCATACAATTTTAGAAGTTTGTAAAGGTGAAATCGAACAAATTAAAGATAAGTATAACTATGATCAAAATTTAAGAACGTATTTAAGAAGGATAAAACGAAAAACAGCATTGTTAATCGCCGCGAGTTGTCAGTTGGGAGCGATTGCTGCTGGTGCTAATCGTGATACTGTAAATCGTCTATTTTGGTATGGATATTTTGTTGGTATGTCTTATCAAATTATTGATGATATTTTAGATTTCGTATCGACAGAAGAGAAGCTTGGAAAGCCTGCTGGTGGTGATTTATTACAAGGTAACATTACATTACCTGTTTTGTATGCCATGGAAGATCCAGTTCTTCGTCAGAAAATTACATCTGTGCATGAAAATACAACAGCAAGTGAAATGAAAGAAATTATTGATGATATTAAAGCGAGCGAAGCTATTGATAAAGCATTTTCGTTTAGTGAACGTTATTTACATAAAGCATTAGAAATAATAAAACCACTCCCTCGTGGACAGGCGAAGTACGCGTTGCAAAATGTTGCAAAGTATATTGGAAAACGAAAATTTTAG
- the ndk gene encoding nucleoside-diphosphate kinase, with amino-acid sequence MEKTFLMVKPDGVQRAFIGEIVARFEKKGFQLVGAKLMQVTPKIAEQHYGEHKERPFFGELVDFITSGPVFAMVWQGENVVDTARNMMGKTRPHEADMGTIRGDFGVTVAKNIIHGSDSLESAEREIAIFFKEEELVDYSKLMNQWIY; translated from the coding sequence ATGGAAAAAACATTTCTAATGGTAAAACCAGACGGTGTACAACGTGCCTTCATTGGGGAAATTGTAGCTCGTTTTGAGAAAAAGGGCTTTCAATTAGTTGGTGCAAAATTAATGCAAGTTACTCCGAAAATTGCTGAACAACACTACGGTGAGCATAAAGAAAGACCTTTCTTTGGTGAATTAGTAGACTTTATTACATCTGGCCCTGTATTCGCAATGGTATGGCAAGGTGAAAATGTAGTAGATACAGCACGCAATATGATGGGTAAAACACGACCACATGAAGCTGATATGGGAACAATTCGCGGAGATTTCGGTGTAACTGTTGCGAAAAACATAATCCACGGTTCGGATTCTTTAGAAAGTGCAGAGCGCGAGATTGCTATTTTCTTTAAGGAAGAAGAATTAGTAGACTACTCAAAATTAATGAATCAATGGATTTACTAA